Proteins encoded by one window of Pseudomonas sp. PSKL.D1:
- a CDS encoding OmpP1/FadL family transporter: MEPVYCLRRSAAVLLCIAGLAGQSAWAGGILIYEAGQEGNGLANAGAAALATDPSVLMSNPAGITRLKGTQVSANAQVILGDLRFSRDSSNQFDGNEGGNALQYLPGASLFITHQLDDRSAIGFGMYGNFGLALDYDDDWAGRYFTQEAAVIGMSLQPTWAYKFTDDLSIGVGPRIMLGYYRTEMAINNNLLGLADRPDGQLEYKDTDVGVGVNLGLLYQVDARTRVGLAYTSKVKLEFEDKPHLSDISNPLINVALRRLEVDSLELDLNVPQTVTFSIAHELDEQWTLLGTLNWQDWSEFGDVGVEVDSNAGGTSRTVDRKYKDTWHASVGAQYQATPKWRWSMGLGYDSSAVDDEDRTVDNPMGEAWRLAAGVNYQVDEGLDVHLAYTLVWLGDMDVEQTKARSGTTLSGSYDNSALHIIGGGATWRF; the protein is encoded by the coding sequence ATGGAACCGGTGTACTGTCTTCGACGCTCGGCTGCCGTGCTGTTGTGCATCGCCGGGCTGGCCGGCCAAAGCGCATGGGCCGGCGGCATCCTCATTTACGAGGCAGGCCAGGAAGGCAATGGCCTGGCCAACGCAGGCGCGGCCGCACTGGCCACCGACCCCAGCGTGCTGATGAGCAACCCGGCCGGCATTACCCGCCTCAAGGGCACCCAGGTCAGCGCCAATGCGCAAGTCATTCTGGGCGACCTGCGTTTTTCCCGTGACAGCAGCAACCAGTTCGATGGCAACGAAGGCGGCAACGCGCTGCAGTACCTGCCCGGCGCCAGCCTGTTCATCACCCACCAGCTCGACGACCGCTCGGCCATCGGCTTTGGCATGTATGGCAACTTCGGGCTGGCGCTGGACTATGACGATGATTGGGCGGGCCGCTACTTCACCCAGGAAGCGGCGGTGATCGGCATGTCGCTGCAACCCACCTGGGCCTATAAGTTCACCGACGACCTGTCGATAGGCGTGGGCCCGCGCATCATGCTCGGCTACTACCGCACCGAGATGGCCATCAACAACAACCTGCTGGGGCTGGCCGACCGGCCGGACGGCCAGCTGGAGTACAAGGACACCGACGTGGGCGTGGGGGTCAACCTTGGCCTGCTCTACCAGGTCGATGCCCGCACCCGCGTGGGCTTGGCCTACACCAGCAAGGTCAAGCTGGAGTTCGAGGACAAACCGCACCTGAGCGACATCAGCAACCCGCTGATCAACGTTGCCCTGCGCCGGCTCGAAGTGGACTCGCTGGAACTCGACCTCAATGTGCCGCAAACCGTCACTTTCAGCATCGCCCACGAACTGGACGAACAGTGGACCCTGCTCGGTACGCTCAACTGGCAGGACTGGAGCGAGTTCGGCGATGTCGGCGTGGAAGTCGACAGCAACGCTGGCGGCACCAGCCGCACGGTCGACCGCAAGTACAAGGACACCTGGCACGCCTCGGTCGGCGCCCAGTACCAGGCCACGCCGAAGTGGCGCTGGAGCATGGGCCTGGGCTACGACAGCTCGGCGGTGGACGACGAGGACCGCACCGTCGACAACCCCATGGGCGAGGCCTGGCGGCTGGCAGCCGGGGTCAACTACCAGGTCGACGAAGGCCTGGACGTGCACCTTGCGTACACCCTGGTGTGGCTCGGCGACATGGACGTCGAGCAAACCAAGGCACGCTCCGGCACCACCCTGTCGGGCAGTTACGACAACAGCGCACTGCACATCATCGGTGGCGGCGCCACCTGGCGGTTCTGA
- a CDS encoding AraC family transcriptional regulator, which produces MDSIRGSALLHFDQLLAQHGAVQQDYLAPLHIDPNVVGHYGRTLPYLSLVQLLEGSAHALSLPRFGLELALRQGATLVGPLRHLATSAPTVGHALIAVIRYMRHYSPAIHFRLEHRAGLAMLYFDNGLPGSEQTPQVVEKSVMGARLLIGELRGTPLRARAVTLRHDAVGEAEGYTRYFDCPVLFGQAHNCLILAAEVLQETCVQHDADLHAIVRHFLENQSVPSDALQAQLERKIQMLLPAQRCTLEQVALAMNMNPRTLQRHLASDGIEFEAYLDDIRRRQAEHMLRKTTLTVGQIANELGYRRTTSFCRAHLRWFDMTPLEHRRLQGDPVIAAL; this is translated from the coding sequence ATGGACAGCATTCGCGGCAGCGCCCTGCTGCATTTTGATCAGCTGCTGGCCCAGCACGGCGCCGTGCAGCAAGACTACCTGGCCCCTCTGCACATCGACCCGAACGTGGTCGGCCACTACGGCAGAACCTTGCCTTACCTGAGCCTGGTGCAATTGCTCGAAGGCAGCGCACATGCCCTGAGCCTGCCGCGCTTCGGCCTGGAACTGGCACTGCGCCAGGGCGCCACACTGGTCGGCCCGCTTCGCCATCTGGCCACCTCCGCCCCCACCGTGGGGCATGCCCTGATTGCGGTGATCCGCTACATGCGCCACTACAGCCCGGCGATCCACTTCAGGCTGGAACACCGTGCCGGGTTGGCGATGCTGTACTTCGACAATGGCTTGCCCGGCTCCGAGCAAACCCCACAGGTTGTCGAAAAGTCAGTAATGGGTGCACGCCTGTTGATAGGCGAGTTGCGCGGCACGCCACTGCGCGCCCGTGCGGTGACGTTGCGCCATGATGCCGTGGGTGAAGCCGAAGGTTACACCCGCTACTTCGACTGCCCGGTGCTGTTTGGCCAGGCCCACAACTGCCTGATCCTGGCGGCAGAGGTGCTGCAGGAAACGTGCGTGCAGCATGACGCCGATCTGCACGCCATCGTCCGGCACTTTCTGGAGAACCAGTCGGTGCCCAGTGACGCCTTGCAGGCCCAACTGGAGCGCAAGATCCAGATGCTGCTGCCCGCCCAGCGCTGCACACTGGAACAGGTGGCGCTGGCCATGAACATGAACCCGCGCACCTTACAGCGCCACCTGGCCAGCGACGGCATCGAGTTCGAGGCGTACCTGGACGACATCCGTCGCCGCCAGGCCGAGCACATGCTGCGCAAGACTACGCTGACGGTCGGGCAAATTGCCAACGAGCTGGGTTACCGGCGCACCACGTCGTTTTGCCGGGCGCACTTGCGCTGGTTCGACATGACGCCGCTGGAGCATCGGCGCTTGCAGGGTGACCCGGTGATTGCTGCCCTCTGA
- a CDS encoding GAD-like domain-containing protein: protein MDEVYSIFLETVGGVCHRQEVPPTSVERYQGLLPDLLLDYWKEHGWCGYGDGIFWLVNPQEYEGVLASWLISSSFNPDDTYHVIARNAFGDLYLWGEKTGPSLRIYCNVSRYMHNPINRLPQAMNRALQAFLLSLNREYLDFDDLFDLARRKLGVVSQDEIYGFTPALQLGGSATLKCIEKVKAFEHMIFLSQLDGLRKYTISDLN, encoded by the coding sequence ATGGATGAGGTGTATTCGATATTTCTGGAAACTGTTGGGGGCGTTTGTCATCGGCAAGAAGTTCCGCCCACGAGCGTGGAGCGCTATCAAGGGCTGCTGCCCGATCTCTTGCTCGATTATTGGAAGGAGCATGGGTGGTGTGGATATGGAGATGGTATTTTTTGGTTAGTCAATCCCCAGGAGTATGAGGGTGTGCTTGCGAGTTGGTTGATATCATCGAGTTTCAATCCAGACGATACATACCATGTTATTGCACGTAACGCCTTTGGTGATTTGTATCTGTGGGGCGAAAAAACCGGGCCTTCGTTGCGCATTTATTGCAACGTTTCCCGATATATGCACAATCCCATTAACCGATTGCCGCAGGCCATGAATAGAGCACTTCAGGCGTTTTTACTGTCACTCAATAGAGAGTATCTGGATTTCGATGATCTTTTTGATTTGGCGAGGCGTAAATTAGGGGTTGTCAGTCAGGATGAGATTTACGGTTTTACACCCGCTTTACAACTTGGTGGCTCGGCGACGCTTAAATGCATTGAAAAAGTGAAAGCTTTTGAGCACATGATATTCTTGTCGCAACTTGATGGGCTGCGCAAATATACGATTTCCGACCTGAATTAA
- a CDS encoding DUF3313 domain-containing protein encodes MNTKTLAASLCLATLMLQGCASKYVEKDQYSGFLKDYSVLKEDTSPSGAPVMRWIKPGVDAKRYRSVYIEPSQLYPKPQPTENVPQSTLQGITQYYDQTLKNHFSQVLPLATSPGPNVLVVRPAITAVTAKTKSLRPYEVIPIALVAAGISTATGIRDQDTSIATEAAFLDGDTNQVVAEVVRKGAGTELDNSSQKMQAKDAKAVLDGWAKDMVSSFQALRK; translated from the coding sequence ATGAACACCAAGACGTTGGCTGCATCGCTATGCCTTGCAACCCTCATGCTGCAGGGTTGCGCCAGCAAGTACGTGGAGAAGGACCAGTATTCGGGTTTTCTGAAGGATTACAGCGTACTCAAGGAAGATACATCGCCATCGGGCGCACCGGTGATGCGCTGGATCAAGCCCGGTGTCGATGCCAAGCGCTATCGCAGCGTGTACATCGAGCCGAGCCAGCTTTACCCCAAGCCGCAACCCACCGAAAACGTACCGCAATCGACTTTGCAAGGCATCACCCAATACTACGACCAGACCCTGAAAAACCACTTCTCGCAAGTGCTGCCGCTGGCCACCAGCCCAGGCCCGAACGTGCTGGTGGTGCGCCCGGCCATCACCGCCGTGACGGCCAAGACCAAGAGCCTGCGCCCGTATGAAGTGATTCCGATTGCCCTGGTGGCCGCTGGCATCAGCACCGCTACCGGCATTCGCGACCAGGACACCAGCATTGCCACCGAAGCCGCATTCCTGGACGGCGACACCAACCAGGTGGTGGCCGAAGTGGTGCGCAAAGGTGCCGGTACCGAGCTGGACAATTCGTCGCAGAAAATGCAGGCGAAAGACGCAAAAGCCGTACTCGATGGCTGGGCCAAGGACATGGTCAGCTCCTTCCAGGCCTTAAGGAAGTAA
- a CDS encoding GAD-like domain-containing protein, translating to MDRLYARFLEKVGKATGRQEVPPSSIERYEGKLPDLLLKYWVEHGWCAYGNGIFWLVNPQDYEGVVTSWLEGTTLEPIDTYHLIARGAFGDLYFWGEKTGASLEITAPLSRYILRDSLYGSDQLEKNFQCFFINNDAEQSDYGELFAPALKKLGPLKSNEVYGFRPALLLGGHDSIKNLEKVSVIEHLTLLSQIQKLEPYDFSSGAYDG from the coding sequence ATGGATAGGCTTTACGCTCGCTTCCTGGAGAAAGTTGGAAAAGCCACTGGGCGCCAGGAAGTCCCCCCGTCAAGCATCGAACGCTATGAGGGGAAGCTACCCGACCTGCTGCTGAAATATTGGGTCGAGCATGGCTGGTGTGCTTACGGCAACGGGATTTTTTGGCTGGTCAATCCTCAAGATTACGAAGGGGTAGTCACCTCATGGCTTGAGGGCACAACGTTGGAGCCCATCGATACATACCACTTGATTGCTAGAGGTGCCTTCGGAGACCTCTATTTTTGGGGCGAAAAAACGGGTGCGTCGCTTGAGATCACCGCACCTTTGAGCCGTTACATATTGCGAGACTCTTTGTATGGTTCGGACCAACTGGAAAAGAATTTTCAATGTTTTTTTATAAACAATGATGCGGAGCAGAGCGACTATGGCGAGCTTTTCGCGCCAGCCTTGAAGAAGCTGGGTCCTTTAAAGAGTAATGAGGTGTATGGTTTCAGGCCGGCACTCCTGCTGGGCGGTCATGACTCCATTAAAAACTTGGAAAAAGTAAGTGTGATAGAGCATCTGACCTTGCTTTCCCAAATTCAAAAGCTTGAGCCCTATGATTTTAGTTCGGGCGCTTATGATGGATGA
- a CDS encoding FAD-dependent oxidoreductase, with amino-acid sequence MPSTPLQADVLIIGSGAAGLAAAVTAAWHGQKVILVEKAPEFGGATAWSGGWAWVPRNPLAQRAGIVEDIEQPRTYLRNELGAHYDAERVDAFLEACPHMVAFFEIHTALQFADGNGIPDMHGDTPGAATGGHQVIAAPYDAREVASLLPRLRKTLRETSFMGMPIMAGADLAAFLNMTRSPRAFWHVCKRFGRHLYHLARYGRAMHLVNGVALVARLAKSAQDLGVTLMASAPAKRLLLENGQVRGAVIGSEQGDITVHARAVVLAAGGFPNDPQRRRELFPHDASGHDNLALPPPSCDGDGLRLGESAGGRVATHLKSPVAWAPVSKVTHRDGSVGHFPHIIERGKPGIIGVLANGKRFVNEAHGYYDYVSAMVAATPPGEQPCSWLICDRRFLRRYGLGHARPAPLPSWPHVRSGYLKQGASIEQLAQACGIDPAALNATVNAYNTHARKGEDPAFGRGSTPFNRKQGDPAHGGPNPCVAPIEQGPFYAVKVQPGCFGTFAGLRTDGHARVLDEHDRPIAGLYAAGTDMASVFGGWYPSGGINLGPALTFGYVAGRHIAGATAYE; translated from the coding sequence ATGCCGTCCACCCCCCTCCAAGCCGACGTACTGATCATCGGCTCCGGCGCTGCCGGCCTGGCTGCCGCGGTGACCGCCGCGTGGCACGGTCAAAAGGTCATCCTGGTGGAGAAGGCCCCCGAGTTTGGCGGCGCCACGGCCTGGTCCGGCGGTTGGGCATGGGTACCGCGCAACCCGCTGGCCCAACGCGCCGGTATCGTCGAAGACATCGAACAACCGCGCACCTACCTGCGTAACGAACTGGGCGCCCATTACGATGCAGAGCGGGTCGATGCCTTCCTCGAAGCCTGCCCGCACATGGTCGCGTTCTTCGAAATACACACCGCGCTGCAATTTGCCGACGGCAACGGCATCCCCGACATGCATGGCGATACGCCGGGCGCCGCCACCGGCGGGCATCAAGTGATCGCCGCGCCGTACGATGCCCGCGAAGTTGCCAGCCTGCTGCCACGCCTGCGCAAGACGCTGCGCGAAACTTCATTCATGGGCATGCCGATCATGGCCGGCGCCGATCTGGCCGCGTTCCTCAACATGACCCGCTCGCCGCGCGCGTTCTGGCATGTGTGCAAGCGCTTTGGCCGGCACCTCTACCACCTGGCCCGTTACGGTCGGGCCATGCACCTGGTCAACGGCGTGGCACTGGTGGCGCGGCTGGCGAAGTCGGCGCAGGATTTGGGCGTAACCCTGATGGCAAGCGCCCCCGCCAAGCGATTGCTGCTGGAAAACGGCCAGGTGCGCGGGGCCGTCATCGGCAGCGAGCAAGGCGACATCACGGTCCACGCTCGCGCCGTGGTACTGGCCGCGGGCGGCTTCCCCAACGACCCGCAACGCCGCCGCGAGCTGTTCCCGCACGATGCCAGCGGCCACGACAACCTTGCCTTGCCGCCGCCATCATGCGACGGCGACGGCCTGCGCCTGGGCGAGTCGGCAGGCGGCCGTGTGGCCACCCACCTGAAGTCACCGGTGGCCTGGGCACCGGTTTCCAAAGTCACCCACCGCGACGGCAGCGTCGGCCACTTCCCGCACATCATCGAACGCGGCAAGCCTGGCATCATCGGCGTGCTGGCCAATGGCAAGCGCTTTGTCAACGAAGCGCATGGTTACTACGACTACGTGTCGGCCATGGTAGCGGCTACGCCCCCTGGCGAGCAGCCTTGCTCATGGCTGATCTGTGATCGCCGCTTCCTGCGCCGTTATGGCCTGGGCCATGCCCGGCCCGCCCCGCTGCCCAGCTGGCCGCACGTGCGCAGCGGTTACCTCAAGCAAGGCGCCAGCATCGAGCAGTTGGCCCAGGCCTGTGGCATCGACCCCGCTGCGCTCAACGCCACGGTCAATGCCTACAACACCCACGCTCGCAAAGGTGAAGACCCTGCATTTGGCAGAGGCTCCACACCCTTCAACCGTAAGCAGGGCGACCCCGCCCATGGTGGCCCTAACCCCTGTGTGGCGCCCATCGAGCAGGGCCCGTTCTACGCGGTGAAAGTGCAGCCCGGCTGCTTCGGCACATTCGCCGGGCTGCGTACCGACGGCCATGCCCGCGTACTGGATGAACACGACCGCCCCATCGCCGGCCTTTATGCGGCAGGCACTGACATGGCCAGCGTGTTCGGCGGCTGGTACCCCTCTGGCGGCATCAACCTTGGCCCGGCGCTGACCTTTGGCTACGTGGCGGGCAGGCATATCGCCGGAGCTACGGCCTACGAATGA
- a CDS encoding DUF6861 domain-containing protein: MYLDYLVPSWLEIESRVIDKMGYQTGGHFRSPNNEEVATLGLNLRRIGAVRTAFNRAEWQAAHLLRQRFAELDINSIVDELLKVVAQMAMIVAGSTITGGLIGAGAGVFTGGAGVIPFAGAGAAMGLTVSGWILGVLGLASVAEFFIDDLPRIGEYYLNGIHAAWEGTCGHESAGPLCRDDPFAISKATHHIAQGHVEMVVLLLGGIVAYLTRGRGDARVLAQEMAASSKGARLGQWMLKHEEGLKQRPDLQRPERRTGAMDEPQPNRPAGKDKEPSTAKPGSMPLHTVACFKADNLPVSKHAEFERQLKGQQEGLNRLTVEEFLENVANPIKRDPQEAKRARKQLQHDLVNRAYEELLETMTPSKARLIAEARARQTMSTLAALHNPDLFAGGKDVIADFGDRRVNASIGPQWRSKIESLKRAAERAPKSNGVPTLMNVKLHKC; encoded by the coding sequence ATGTATCTGGACTACCTCGTGCCCTCGTGGCTCGAGATCGAATCACGTGTCATCGACAAGATGGGCTACCAGACCGGTGGCCACTTTCGCAGCCCCAACAATGAAGAAGTCGCCACCCTCGGCCTGAACCTGCGCCGCATCGGCGCGGTGCGCACCGCGTTCAACCGGGCCGAATGGCAGGCCGCGCACCTGCTGCGCCAGCGCTTTGCCGAACTGGACATCAACAGCATCGTCGACGAGTTGCTGAAGGTGGTGGCGCAGATGGCGATGATCGTCGCCGGCAGCACCATCACCGGCGGCCTGATCGGTGCCGGGGCCGGGGTGTTTACCGGCGGTGCCGGTGTTATCCCCTTTGCGGGCGCGGGCGCGGCCATGGGCCTTACCGTCAGCGGCTGGATCCTCGGCGTGCTCGGGCTGGCGTCGGTTGCCGAGTTCTTCATCGACGACCTGCCGCGTATCGGCGAGTACTACCTGAACGGCATCCATGCAGCCTGGGAAGGCACCTGCGGCCATGAAAGCGCCGGCCCGCTGTGCCGCGACGACCCGTTCGCGATTTCCAAAGCGACCCACCACATTGCCCAGGGCCATGTGGAAATGGTGGTGTTGTTGCTTGGCGGGATTGTGGCGTACCTCACCCGCGGGCGTGGCGATGCGCGGGTGCTGGCGCAGGAAATGGCGGCCAGCAGCAAAGGGGCGCGGCTGGGGCAGTGGATGCTCAAGCATGAAGAAGGGTTGAAGCAGCGGCCGGATTTACAACGGCCGGAGCGGCGCACGGGGGCGATGGATGAGCCGCAGCCCAATCGGCCTGCGGGGAAAGACAAAGAGCCTTCCACGGCTAAGCCCGGTAGCATGCCGTTGCATACGGTGGCGTGTTTCAAGGCGGACAATTTGCCGGTGTCCAAGCATGCCGAGTTCGAGCGGCAGTTGAAGGGGCAGCAGGAGGGGTTGAATCGGCTGACGGTTGAGGAGTTTTTGGAGAATGTTGCGAATCCAATCAAACGAGATCCACAGGAAGCCAAACGTGCGCGTAAGCAGTTGCAGCATGATCTAGTGAACAGAGCTTATGAGGAATTACTTGAAACAATGACTCCGAGTAAGGCCAGGTTAATTGCTGAAGCAAGAGCCAGGCAAACAATGAGCACGCTGGCCGCACTCCACAATCCGGACCTGTTTGCAGGGGGTAAGGACGTAATTGCTGACTTTGGTGACAGACGAGTCAACGCCTCGATTGGCCCACAGTGGAGGTCGAAAATTGAAAGTTTGAAGCGCGCAGCTGAACGTGCTCCAAAATCGAATGGCGTGCCTACGCTGATGAATGTAAAGTTGCATAAGTGTTGA
- a CDS encoding biliverdin-producing heme oxygenase, which yields MDALPEPSRCKRLKASSSRDHDSVDELVMAARPFEDRERYARFLQVQHRFHGSLQALYLDEQLNQRLPGLAQLSRFDAVETDLRDLGMPLPAAPQPVIATPAQALGWLYCSEGSNLGAAFLFKQTQRLGLDGDAGARHLAPHPDGRALHWREFVAKLDGLTLTAEEEAEAVAGAIAAFDSYRHHLRAVFTH from the coding sequence ATGGACGCTCTGCCAGAACCCAGCCGCTGCAAACGCCTCAAAGCCTCCAGCAGCCGTGACCACGACAGTGTCGATGAACTGGTGATGGCCGCGCGCCCCTTCGAAGACCGCGAACGCTACGCGCGTTTTTTGCAGGTGCAGCATCGCTTCCATGGCAGCCTGCAAGCACTTTACCTTGATGAACAGCTCAACCAGCGCCTGCCCGGCCTGGCCCAGCTGTCACGCTTCGACGCCGTCGAAACCGACCTGCGCGACCTGGGCATGCCCCTGCCCGCAGCGCCCCAGCCGGTCATCGCCACCCCGGCGCAAGCCCTGGGCTGGCTTTACTGCAGCGAAGGTTCCAACCTGGGCGCGGCATTTCTGTTCAAGCAAACACAACGCCTGGGCCTTGATGGTGACGCCGGCGCCCGTCACCTGGCGCCGCACCCGGATGGCCGCGCCCTGCACTGGCGCGAGTTCGTGGCCAAGCTCGATGGCCTGACGCTGACTGCCGAAGAAGAAGCCGAAGCCGTGGCCGGTGCCATTGCCGCGTTCGACAGCTACCGCCACCACCTGCGTGCGGTGTTTACCCACTGA
- a CDS encoding IclR family transcriptional regulator: MAGSQIERAFSVVETLAGEPQGLALQTLAERLEIPKSAAHRMLADLMRLGYVRQNRDNSRYQLSAKLVALGFRYLSSSGADVIQPILDRLAQDSGELVRLGVIDGTRQTWIAKSQGARSGLRYDPDMGRDAPLFYTASGHAWLASLSDDEALQMVLRQGIADPEHFGPNAPRSTTELLGYLQRARERGYAWVEQTSALGTSALAAVVRRPHAGPVIGVLSIAGPTARLAPERLQQLAPLLLAAVDELSAASQASDLFA, from the coding sequence ATGGCTGGTAGTCAGATCGAACGCGCGTTCAGTGTTGTGGAAACCCTGGCCGGGGAGCCTCAGGGCCTCGCCCTTCAAACTTTGGCCGAACGCCTGGAAATCCCCAAAAGCGCGGCGCACCGCATGCTCGCCGACCTCATGCGCCTGGGTTACGTGCGACAAAATCGGGACAACAGCCGGTATCAATTATCTGCCAAGCTGGTGGCGCTGGGCTTTCGTTACCTGTCCAGCAGCGGCGCTGACGTCATTCAGCCGATTCTTGACCGCCTTGCCCAGGACAGTGGTGAACTGGTGCGCCTTGGCGTGATCGACGGCACCCGGCAGACGTGGATCGCCAAGTCCCAGGGTGCGCGCTCTGGCTTGCGTTACGATCCGGACATGGGCCGTGATGCGCCGCTGTTCTATACCGCATCGGGGCATGCCTGGCTGGCCAGCCTGAGCGATGATGAAGCGCTGCAGATGGTGCTGCGCCAAGGCATTGCCGACCCAGAGCACTTCGGCCCCAACGCCCCGCGTTCCACCACTGAGCTGCTGGGTTACCTGCAGCGGGCGCGGGAGCGGGGCTACGCCTGGGTCGAGCAAACCTCGGCGTTGGGCACCTCGGCGTTGGCTGCCGTGGTGCGCCGCCCGCACGCCGGGCCTGTCATTGGTGTGCTCAGCATTGCTGGCCCCACCGCGCGTTTGGCGCCCGAGCGGTTGCAGCAATTGGCGCCACTGCTGCTGGCGGCGGTGGACGAACTGTCAGCGGCCAGCCAGGCCAGCGACCTGTTCGCCTGA
- a CDS encoding GAD-like domain-containing protein, translating into MDEAFALFLETMDGPLCRQEVPPSSIERYKGKLPAQLLAYWQEHGWCGYADGLFWTVNPQEYEGVVEAWIGGTPLGSRDTYHLIARSAFGDLYLFGEQTGFSLKIVGYLGCYVGSNRKVVNMDRHVQNFFVMRDREADDFDDLFEPVKKKLGGLRYDEVYAFVPAMTLGGSGGLESAEKVKAMEHLVLLSQISALKPYSFSDF; encoded by the coding sequence ATGGATGAGGCTTTTGCGCTATTTCTCGAAACAATGGATGGTCCTCTGTGTCGACAGGAAGTGCCGCCTTCAAGTATTGAACGCTACAAGGGTAAATTGCCTGCTCAGTTGCTAGCGTATTGGCAAGAGCACGGCTGGTGTGGCTATGCGGATGGATTGTTTTGGACGGTTAATCCTCAGGAATACGAGGGCGTCGTTGAAGCATGGATTGGCGGTACGCCTCTTGGGTCGAGGGATACATACCATTTGATCGCTCGAAGTGCATTTGGTGACCTCTATCTTTTTGGAGAGCAGACAGGTTTTTCGCTGAAGATAGTCGGGTATCTGGGGTGTTATGTAGGTAGCAACAGAAAAGTGGTAAACATGGACAGGCATGTACAGAATTTTTTCGTGATGCGGGATCGAGAAGCTGATGACTTTGACGACTTGTTTGAACCCGTCAAGAAAAAGCTCGGTGGGTTGAGGTACGATGAAGTGTACGCTTTTGTTCCTGCAATGACTTTGGGAGGGAGCGGGGGGCTTGAGAGCGCTGAGAAGGTCAAGGCTATGGAACATTTGGTTTTGCTGTCTCAAATTTCCGCTCTAAAGCCTTACAGCTTCTCGGATTTCTAA
- a CDS encoding GAD-like domain-containing protein, translating into MFENVEKSGRRLWLQVKDEIFARFLQKNGKITSRQEVPPSSVERYKGKLPDLLLGYWLEHGWFGCGEGLFWVVNPQEYEGVVAAWLSGTALEGRDTYHLVARSAFGDLYLYGERTGFSLSIDAPVSRYSLIDDAVVFEDRDLNTQNFLLLMDEEYNDFDGLFKSAKKKLGAPSADEMYGFVPALGLGGRTEVESIEKVKCVEHLVFLSQLADFRPFSQEDI; encoded by the coding sequence ATGTTTGAGAATGTTGAAAAATCCGGTAGGAGGCTATGGCTTCAAGTGAAGGACGAGATTTTTGCTAGGTTTCTACAGAAAAACGGCAAGATTACGAGCAGGCAAGAGGTGCCGCCATCAAGTGTCGAAAGGTACAAAGGAAAACTGCCTGATCTGTTGCTGGGCTATTGGTTAGAGCATGGCTGGTTTGGTTGTGGTGAGGGGTTATTCTGGGTTGTTAATCCTCAGGAGTACGAAGGGGTAGTTGCAGCCTGGCTTTCAGGCACAGCCTTGGAGGGGCGTGATACCTATCACTTAGTCGCTAGAAGCGCTTTTGGAGATTTGTATCTGTACGGGGAGAGGACTGGTTTTTCACTGTCTATTGATGCTCCGGTTTCAAGATACTCCTTGATAGATGACGCTGTTGTCTTTGAGGATAGGGATTTGAATACTCAGAATTTCCTCCTCTTGATGGATGAGGAGTACAACGACTTTGACGGGCTTTTCAAGTCGGCTAAAAAAAAGCTGGGTGCGCCGAGCGCTGATGAGATGTATGGGTTTGTTCCTGCGCTGGGGTTGGGTGGGCGCACAGAGGTGGAGTCTATTGAGAAAGTCAAGTGCGTGGAGCATTTGGTGTTTCTCTCGCAACTTGCCGATTTTAGGCCGTTTAGTCAGGAAGATATTTAG